The following is a genomic window from Serratia ficaria.
CAATGAGATCCCGCCGGAAGTGCTGCCGGAAGAAGACGCCGACGGCGAGTAAAATCGTCCGGCACGTCGTCAGAGCCGATGCGGTAACGCATCGGTTTTTTTATGCGCGTCTTTCGGCGATAACCGCGCTTTTTTGTTATCTAATTACAATTCTGACAAAAAGCCATCATAAAAACTTATCGGATAAATTGAACTCCCTGCCCGGATATCGGGGCTGGCGAGCTGGCGGGGCGATGGAAAAAGCGGCGGGCGAGATAGGGAAAACTTATGGTTTTTCGCTGTTTTTACAATAAAAAACGCCCCAGTCAATACTGACTGGGGCGGCTAAATATTCAGCCAAATCCGATTACGTGAAGTAAAAGGTCTGAAAGATAGAACATCTTACCTCTGTACCCTACGCCTGTAACTCTACCTCATTTTTTCGCAGGGCAAAAGAATTTTTTGTAGTTTACTTACACAATTTAACGCTCAAGAATGGCGAAGTTGCGGAAACAATCGCCGCATCTTGTAGCTTAATTACGAAAAGTGCTTAGGTTATCGCCAGTTAGCGCATCTGGCGATAACCGGGCGATCAATGCGCTTCATCCCAGTTGATGCCCACGCCGACATCCACCTTCAGCGGCACCGCCAGCGCCATGCTGCTTTCCATCAGTTCGCGGATGCGATCGCTGGACGCTTCAATCACCGATTCATGCACCTCGAACACCAGTTCATCGTGTACCTGCATGATCATGCGCACCAACGGCTGCTCCTGCCCCTGCAGCCAGGCGTCGACTTCGATCATCGCCCGCTTGATAATATCCGCGGCGGTGCCCTGCATCGGGGCGTTGATCGCCGCGCGCTCTGCGGCCTTGCGGCGCATGCCGTTGCTGGAGCGCACGTCCGGCAGGTACAAGCGGCGACCGTCCAGAGTGCTGACGTAGCCCTGCTCAGCGGCCTGCTGACGAGTGCGTTCCATGTAATCCAGCACCCCGGGGTAACGCTCGAAGTAGAGGTCCATATAGCGCTGGGCTTCGCCGCGCGGGATCCCCAGCTGGCGCGCCAGGCCGAAGGCGCTCATGCCGTAAATCAGGCCAAAGTTGATCGCTTTGGCGCTGCGGCGCTGCTCGCCGGTCACTTTGTCCAGCGGCACGCCAAACACCTCGGCTGCCGTAGCGCGGTGAATGTCTTTACCCTCGGCAAAGGCCTTCAGCAGCCCTTCGTCCTGCGACAGATGCGCCATGATGCGCAGTTCGATTTGCGAATAGTCGGCCGCGACGATGCGGTAGCCCTCGGGCGCGATAAACGCCTGGCGAATGCGCCGGCCTTCGTCGTTGCGCACCGGGATGTTCTGCAGGTTCGGATCGCTGGACGAGAGACGCCCGGTAGCCGTTACCGCCTGATGATAAGAGGTGTGCACCCGACCGCTGACCGGATTGATCATCAGCGGCAGCTTATCGGTATAGGTGGTTTTCAGCTTCGCCAGGCCGCGGTACTCCAGGATCACCTTAGGCAAAGGATAATCCAGCGCCAGCTCGGCCAGCACCTCTTCATTGGTCGATGGCGCGCCGCCCGGGGTTTTCTTCAGCACCGGCAGCTTTTGCTTCTCATACAGGATCGCCTGCAGCTGTTTGGTCGACGCCAGGTTAAAGGGTTCTTCCGCCAACTCATGCGCCTGAATTTCCAGCTCGCCGAGGCGCTTGGCCAGCTCCTGCGAATGGGCAGCCAGGATAGCCGGGTCGATCAGCACCCCGGTACGTTCGATATGCGACAGCACCGGCAACAACGGCATCTCAATCTGATTGAACACCGTCAGCAGTTCGGCGCTTTGCTGCAGCTGCGGCCACATCGCCAAATGCAGCTGCAGCGTGACGTCGGCGTCTTCCGCGGCGTAGGGCGCCGCCTGCTCCAGGGCGATTTGGTTGAACGTCAGCTGGTTTTTGCCCTTGCCGGCGATCTCTTCAAAGGTGATGGTCTTATGGCCCAAATAGCGGTCGGCCAGGCTGTCCATATCATGGCGGCCGCCGACGCTGTCCAGCACGTAGGATTCGAGCATGGTGTCGAAGGCGATGCCGCGCATATTAATGCCATAGCGCGCCAGCAGGCTCATATCGAACTTCAGGTTTTGCCCGACCTTCAGCGCCTTTTCGTCTTCCAGCAGCGGTTTGAGCGTTTCCAGCACATAGGCGCGATCCAGCTGCGCAGGCGCGTCCAGATAATCATGCGCCACCGGCAGGTAGGCGGCTTCGCCCGGCGCCACGGCGAACGACAGGCCAATCAGGTTGGCGCTCAGGGTGTCCAGGCCGTCGGTTTCGGTATCAAAGGCGAACACCTCGGCCTTTTTCAAGCGCTGCAGCCAAACGGCGAAGGTGTCTTCGTCCAGAATGGTGACATAGCCGTCCTGGGACAGTCTCGCTTCCGCTGCGGCCTTTGGCGCTTCCGGCGCGGCGGCGGCGGGTTTCGCCGCACCGGCGGTTCTCACCCCGGCGCCTTTTTTGTTTTCCAGCCAGACGCCGGCTTCCACATCCGCCAGCCAGCGTTTGAATTCATATTGTTTGAACAGCTGCTGCAGCACGTCGGCGTCCGGTGCGGACACCTCCAGATCGGCGCAGGAGAGTTCCAGCTCGACGTCGGTCTTGATCGTCGCCAGCTGGTAAGAGAGGTAGGCCACCTCTTTATTTTGCTCCAGCTTGGCGGCCATGGTCTTGGCGCCGCGGAAGCTGAGCGTGGCGATGCTGTCCAGGTTGCCGTACAGCGCATCCAGTCCGCCCACGCCCTGCAGCAGCGCCTGGGCGGTTTTCTCGCCCACGCCCGGCACACCCGGGATGTTATCCGAGGCATCGCCCATCAGCGCCAGGTAGTCGATAATCAGCGCCGGCGGAATGCCGTACTTGTCGCACACTTCCTGCGGACCGAGAATGCTGTTGTTCATGGTGTTGATCAGGGTGACGTTCGGCGTGACCAACTGCGCCATGTCTTTGTCCCCGGTGCTGATCAACACCGCATGGCCGGCTTTTTCCGCCTCCAGCGCCAGGGTACCGATAACGTCGTCGGCCTCTACGCCTGGCGTGACCAGCAGCGGCAGCCCCATCGCCTTGACCATTTTGTGCAGCGGCTCGATCTGCGCCCGCAGATCGTCTGGCATCGGCGGCCGATGCGACTTGTACTCTGCGAACAGCTCATCGCGGAAGGTTTTCCCTTTGGCATCAAACACCACCGCAACGTGGCTGGGCTGGTACTGCAGCAACAGGCTGCGCAGCATATTCAGCACGCCGTACATCGCTCCGGTCGGCTCGCCCGCCGAGTTGGTCAGCGGAGGGAAAGCGTGGTAAGCACGGTAGAGGTAGGAGGAACCGTCAACCAGGATTAATGGGTTTTCTGCAATCTGGGCCATAGCGTTTCTTTATCGTGATCGGACATAGCGGTAAGCATGCCATAGGTGGCCGCCGGAGACGAACCTTAGCGTGCATTACGGGTGAAAATGATGGGATTGTGCGAGAGGATCCACAAGATCCCTGCTGTGGATAACTTTGTGCATAGAAAAGATAACGGATTATAACGATGCGATCATCGTTATAATTAAGAATAAAATTCCTATTGAAATCACTGCGTTAAATGAATGGTTTTTACCGACGGATAATTATCGGCTTTTATTCAATTTGTGGATATAACTTGCATCGGATTTTAATCGCGCTATTAATCAAATTCAGCGCCTCAATTACCATAGCACAAGATGAGCAGGTTGCACAAAAACCCAGCAAATGACTATTTCGCCCCGGCGGGAAAACAGTGATTTTTAGCGGCGCTTTCCTTTGGCGGTTTCTGTTAAAATATTTTTTTGTTCATGCACTCCGCCATGTAACGATGTTCCCATAAACCGTCAGCCCATAACCATGCCAAAATTGTTAGCCCCTGTTATTTTTATCATTTCTGCCATGCTTACCATTTTGGTGACGGTGCTGTGTTCGATCCCCATCACGCTGGCCGGTATCGTAAAGCTATTGGTGCCCATCCCCGCCGTTTGGCGGCGTATCTCCGCCTTTGCCGATTTTATGATGTGGTGCTGGTGCCAGGGGCTGGCGCTGTTATTGCGCATTAACTGGCGGCTGCGTTGGGATATTGAAGGTCTCGAAGGGCTGGAACGTAAAAACTGGTATCTGCTGATCAGCAATCATGAAAGCTGGTCGGATATTGTGGTGCTGTGCGTATTGTTCAGAAACCATATCCCTATGAATAAATATTTCCTCAAGCAGCAGCTGGCCTGGGTACCCTTCGTCGGCTTGGCCTGCTGGGCGCTGGATATGCCGTTTATGAAACGCTACTCGCGCGCCTATTTGCTCAAGCATCCGGAAAGGCGCGGCAAGGATATCGAGACCACGCGCCGCTCCTGCGAGAAGTTTCGCCAGCGGCCGACCACCATCGTCAATTTTGTCGAGGGCTCGCGCTTCACCGAAGCCAAGAAAATTAAAACCCGTTCACCCTATCGCAATTTGCTGGCGCCAAAAGCCGCCGGCATCGCCTTTACGCTGAGCGCATTGGGCAGCCAGTTCGACAAGGTACTGAATGTCACCCTGCTTTATCCGGAAAATAACGCCCATCCCTTTATGGATATGCTGTGCGGGCGGCTGACGCGTATCGTGGTGAGAATCGAAATGCTACCGATCGATGAGACCATGCATGGCGACTACTTCAATGACAAGCTGTTCAAACGGCGTTTCCAACTGTGGCTGAACAGGCTGTGGCAGGAGAAAGATCGGCTGTTGGATAAACTGAAACGGCAATATGGATAAAAAAACGCCGGCGCTGAGCCGGCGTTTTTCATTTTAAATCACGGTTACTTCTGCTGGCTGAGGAATTTAACCACGTCAGCAAACTGCTTCACGTAGGCATCCATCGAGCTGGTGTCCAGGCCGTCGTTTTTAACCATGTATTTGCCATTAACAAATACCGCCGGCACGCCGCGCAACTGCAGATCTTCCGCCGCTTTTTCCTGCTGAACCACCAGGGATTTCACCACGAAGCTGTTCCAGGCCGCATCATAGTCCGCCGCGCTCACGCCCGCTTTCACGAACACATTGCGGATATCATCCGGGGTTTGCACCGTCTGGGTCTTCTGCACCGCTTCAAACATCAGCGGGCTGACCTTGTCTTCTACGCCCAGCGCCATCGCAACCGCCCAGGCCTGGGTCAGCTGCTTGCCCAACGGGCCCAGGAACTCAACGTGGTATTTGGTCATCTTGGTGCCGACAGGCAGCGCCTTTTTCACGTTTTCAGACACGTGATAAACCTGCTCGAACTGATAGCAGTGCGGGCAATAGAAGGAGAAGAACTCCAGCACCTGCGGCTCGCCGGTTACCGGCTTGTCCAGAGTCACGTATTGCGTACCATCGCTAAACTGCGCGGCAGAGGCGCTGAACGCCATCACCATGCCAACGAGCGCCAACCATATTTTCTTCATAAGACTAAACTCTCCATTATGTTAAAGCTTCAATACATTGGCGTCAGCTGCAGCGGGGGCTCCTGCAACAGCTTAACCTGTTCAGTGAAAGCCGCGGTCTGAGATAACCAGAAATCAGACTCCGCCATCCACGGAAAACTTTTGGGGAATGCCGGATCCTGCCAGCGGCGCGCCACCCAGGCCAGGTAATACACCATGCGCATCGCCCGCAGCGGTTCGATCAACGCCAGTTCGCGCTGATCGAACTCGGCAAACTCGGCGTAGGCTTCCAGCAAAATATCCAACTGCATCAAGCGATCGCGGCGCTCGCCGTGCAGCAACATCCACAGATCCTGCACCGCCGGGCCATTGCGCGCGTCATCAAGATCGACGAACAGCGGGCCATCGCGCCACAGAATATTGCCTGGGTGGCAATCGCCGTGCAAACGGCGCGGCTGCCAGTCCAGGCGCCAATGTTGCTTGATAGCCTCGATCAGGCGGTCTGTCGCCTTCAGGAAGGCGTCGCGCTGCGCATTCGGCAACAGCGCGCAGTTCGCCAATACCTGGCGCGGCGCAGTGAGATATTCCTCCACGCCCATCGTCGGGCGTTCGGCAAACAGCCTTTCGCCTCCCACCTGATGAATACGCCCGAGAAAACGGCCTACCCATTCCAATTGATCCAGATTATCAATCTCGTACTGCCGCCC
Proteins encoded in this region:
- a CDS encoding spot 42 RNA, inhibition of DNA synthesis — protein: MFYLSDLLLHVIGFG
- a CDS encoding acyltransferase; this encodes MPKLLAPVIFIISAMLTILVTVLCSIPITLAGIVKLLVPIPAVWRRISAFADFMMWCWCQGLALLLRINWRLRWDIEGLEGLERKNWYLLISNHESWSDIVVLCVLFRNHIPMNKYFLKQQLAWVPFVGLACWALDMPFMKRYSRAYLLKHPERRGKDIETTRRSCEKFRQRPTTIVNFVEGSRFTEAKKIKTRSPYRNLLAPKAAGIAFTLSALGSQFDKVLNVTLLYPENNAHPFMDMLCGRLTRIVVRIEMLPIDETMHGDYFNDKLFKRRFQLWLNRLWQEKDRLLDKLKRQYG
- the dsbA gene encoding thiol:disulfide interchange protein DsbA, translated to MKKIWLALVGMVMAFSASAAQFSDGTQYVTLDKPVTGEPQVLEFFSFYCPHCYQFEQVYHVSENVKKALPVGTKMTKYHVEFLGPLGKQLTQAWAVAMALGVEDKVSPLMFEAVQKTQTVQTPDDIRNVFVKAGVSAADYDAAWNSFVVKSLVVQQEKAAEDLQLRGVPAVFVNGKYMVKNDGLDTSSMDAYVKQFADVVKFLSQQK
- a CDS encoding serine/threonine protein kinase, whose amino-acid sequence is MNNSAFNFETLSPDLIMDALEGVGLRVDSGLTALNSYENRVYQFMDEDRKRYVVKFYRPERWSAEQIGEEHQFALDLAQAEIPAVAPLALQGSTLHTYGGFFFTVFPSVGGRQYEIDNLDQLEWVGRFLGRIHQVGGERLFAERPTMGVEEYLTAPRQVLANCALLPNAQRDAFLKATDRLIEAIKQHWRLDWQPRRLHGDCHPGNILWRDGPLFVDLDDARNGPAVQDLWMLLHGERRDRLMQLDILLEAYAEFAEFDQRELALIEPLRAMRMVYYLAWVARRWQDPAFPKSFPWMAESDFWLSQTAAFTEQVKLLQEPPLQLTPMY
- the polA gene encoding DNA polymerase I, with amino-acid sequence MAQIAENPLILVDGSSYLYRAYHAFPPLTNSAGEPTGAMYGVLNMLRSLLLQYQPSHVAVVFDAKGKTFRDELFAEYKSHRPPMPDDLRAQIEPLHKMVKAMGLPLLVTPGVEADDVIGTLALEAEKAGHAVLISTGDKDMAQLVTPNVTLINTMNNSILGPQEVCDKYGIPPALIIDYLALMGDASDNIPGVPGVGEKTAQALLQGVGGLDALYGNLDSIATLSFRGAKTMAAKLEQNKEVAYLSYQLATIKTDVELELSCADLEVSAPDADVLQQLFKQYEFKRWLADVEAGVWLENKKGAGVRTAGAAKPAAAAPEAPKAAAEARLSQDGYVTILDEDTFAVWLQRLKKAEVFAFDTETDGLDTLSANLIGLSFAVAPGEAAYLPVAHDYLDAPAQLDRAYVLETLKPLLEDEKALKVGQNLKFDMSLLARYGINMRGIAFDTMLESYVLDSVGGRHDMDSLADRYLGHKTITFEEIAGKGKNQLTFNQIALEQAAPYAAEDADVTLQLHLAMWPQLQQSAELLTVFNQIEMPLLPVLSHIERTGVLIDPAILAAHSQELAKRLGELEIQAHELAEEPFNLASTKQLQAILYEKQKLPVLKKTPGGAPSTNEEVLAELALDYPLPKVILEYRGLAKLKTTYTDKLPLMINPVSGRVHTSYHQAVTATGRLSSSDPNLQNIPVRNDEGRRIRQAFIAPEGYRIVAADYSQIELRIMAHLSQDEGLLKAFAEGKDIHRATAAEVFGVPLDKVTGEQRRSAKAINFGLIYGMSAFGLARQLGIPRGEAQRYMDLYFERYPGVLDYMERTRQQAAEQGYVSTLDGRRLYLPDVRSSNGMRRKAAERAAINAPMQGTAADIIKRAMIEVDAWLQGQEQPLVRMIMQVHDELVFEVHESVIEASSDRIRELMESSMALAVPLKVDVGVGINWDEAH